One genomic window of Desmospora activa DSM 45169 includes the following:
- a CDS encoding class I SAM-dependent DNA methyltransferase, whose product MSQPDAYDPFAVIYHQHWGYFPDRFWPILEERILSHLPADASILDLCCGTGGLAKKLTEAGWDVTGVDGSVSMLEIARREAPHAHFLHSDAREFHLETKFHAALSTFDSLNHILEWEGLKQTFTNVYHTLLPGGVFFFDLNMQEGYHRRWQGQFHIVHTNHAVMVTSRYDEQRLAEMDFTLFTLEQDDWHRTNFTLTQRCYEEEEVTRELQEAGFSDVKVHDAALFGWDQTGRSFFYARKSSEGVSG is encoded by the coding sequence ATGAGTCAACCTGACGCATATGATCCCTTCGCCGTAATCTATCATCAACATTGGGGCTATTTTCCCGATCGATTCTGGCCCATCCTGGAAGAGCGTATTCTAAGTCATCTTCCAGCAGACGCCTCCATCCTCGATTTGTGTTGTGGCACTGGTGGATTGGCTAAAAAGCTGACAGAAGCCGGGTGGGATGTAACCGGGGTGGACGGATCCGTTTCAATGCTGGAAATCGCCCGCCGGGAAGCACCACATGCCCACTTCCTCCACTCCGATGCACGGGAGTTTCACTTGGAAACGAAATTTCATGCCGCTCTCTCCACTTTTGACAGCTTAAACCACATCCTAGAGTGGGAGGGATTAAAACAAACATTTACGAATGTTTACCACACTCTATTGCCCGGAGGAGTCTTCTTTTTTGATCTCAATATGCAGGAAGGATACCACCGTCGCTGGCAGGGTCAATTTCATATTGTGCATACGAACCACGCAGTGATGGTTACATCCCGCTACGACGAGCAACGCCTGGCTGAGATGGATTTTACACTGTTTACCTTGGAACAAGATGACTGGCATCGCACTAATTTCACCTTGACACAGCGTTGTTATGAGGAAGAGGAAGTAACCCGCGAATTGCAGGAAGCCGGCTTCTCCGATGTAAAGGTACATGATGCCGCCCTTTTTGGTTGGGATCAAACTGGTCGTTCCTTTTTCTATGCTCGCAAATCATCGGAAGGAGTAAGTGGATAA
- a CDS encoding YjiH family protein — translation MIPISVDGEATIPVALLAGWVQEQFEQWLPAVATMILFLTAIGSLVTKWLQPGFIRRSPFLTALLHVSPLWLIARLLACAFAVMVFFQAGPAFITSEDTGGLILFDLVAVLLSVFLFAGLLLPLLLDFGLLELCGALLTKIMRPIFTLPGRSSIDCVASWMGDGTIGVLLTNKQYTEGYYTKREAAVIGTTFSVVSITFTIVVLDQLNLTHLFLPYYLTIVLAGLVAAVVMPRIPPLSRKKDDYAPSADPRPDQSIPAHRNPFSWGVELAARRASTKQFSSVIVNGLKNVLDMWVGVIPIVMCIGTIALIIAEYTPLFQWLGAPFVPILTLLQVPEAAQAAQTMVIGFADMLLPAIIGSGIESEFTRFVIACVSVTQLIYLSEVGGLLLGSKVPVNFIDLVLIFLLRTLITLPVIVLMAHLIF, via the coding sequence ATGATTCCAATCTCTGTTGATGGGGAAGCCACCATTCCTGTCGCCCTGTTGGCTGGATGGGTGCAAGAGCAGTTTGAGCAGTGGCTGCCGGCTGTGGCGACGATGATTTTATTTTTAACCGCAATCGGATCGCTTGTAACCAAATGGCTCCAGCCCGGTTTTATTCGACGTTCTCCCTTTTTAACCGCTTTGCTCCATGTATCACCGTTGTGGTTAATCGCCCGTCTGCTCGCTTGTGCTTTTGCCGTCATGGTCTTTTTTCAGGCAGGTCCCGCCTTTATCACCTCAGAGGATACTGGAGGCCTAATTCTATTTGATCTGGTAGCGGTTTTGTTGTCCGTCTTTCTGTTTGCGGGATTGCTGCTGCCACTGCTGCTTGACTTTGGGCTGTTGGAGTTGTGTGGTGCGCTGTTGACCAAAATCATGCGTCCCATCTTTACTTTGCCCGGTCGTTCTTCGATCGATTGTGTCGCTTCCTGGATGGGAGACGGGACGATCGGGGTGTTGCTCACCAACAAACAGTATACAGAAGGATATTACACCAAGCGGGAAGCTGCCGTCATCGGTACCACTTTTTCTGTCGTTTCGATCACTTTTACCATTGTGGTTTTGGATCAACTGAATTTAACTCATCTGTTCCTGCCCTACTACCTGACAATCGTGCTGGCCGGTCTTGTCGCCGCGGTGGTGATGCCGCGCATCCCTCCGCTCTCCCGTAAAAAGGACGACTATGCACCCAGTGCGGATCCTCGACCGGATCAATCGATTCCCGCCCATCGAAACCCGTTTTCATGGGGAGTGGAGCTAGCCGCCCGTCGCGCAAGTACAAAGCAGTTTTCATCCGTTATCGTAAACGGTTTAAAAAATGTGCTCGATATGTGGGTAGGTGTTATCCCGATCGTGATGTGCATCGGCACTATCGCCCTCATCATCGCCGAATACACCCCGCTTTTTCAATGGCTGGGGGCTCCGTTTGTCCCGATCTTGACGCTGTTGCAGGTGCCGGAAGCGGCCCAAGCGGCGCAAACGATGGTGATCGGCTTTGCCGATATGCTCCTACCCGCCATCATCGGCAGCGGCATTGAAAGCGAGTTTACTCGCTTTGTGATTGCCTGTGTCTCAGTGACGCAGTTGATCTATCTATCGGAAGTCGGAGGGTTGCTGCTCGGCTCCAAGGTTCCCGTCAATTTTATCGACTTGGTGTTAATCTTCCTCCTGCGTACCCTGATCACATTGCCGGTTATCGTATTAATGGCTCATCTCATCTTTTGA
- a CDS encoding YqcI/YcgG family protein: protein MHLLSPQDFDQNADTTPNWVKRSYQQFTAKVSRPDFPCYFGTQALSKNEVLFAYADHHRSEDMVSALATFVERTRQANGLLTLAILIAPPEQQLNHDEYRQMFWDSLHFLHEQDEEPWPSDKPLSPQEPEWNFCFHGEQMFVFGCAPSYQLKKSRNLGDGLVLMFQSITIFDGLKPGEKGGVNARKTIRKRLEAFDAIGPHPDLGPITSSELIPWKMYFFPDDNTPQKEGECPFHASKVSR, encoded by the coding sequence ATGCATTTGCTCTCACCGCAGGATTTTGATCAAAACGCCGACACAACTCCAAATTGGGTGAAACGATCATACCAACAATTTACCGCCAAAGTATCAAGGCCGGATTTTCCTTGTTACTTTGGCACTCAAGCCTTGAGTAAAAACGAAGTGTTATTCGCTTATGCCGATCACCATCGAAGTGAAGATATGGTATCAGCATTGGCTACCTTTGTTGAGCGAACGCGTCAGGCGAACGGATTGCTAACGCTGGCCATCTTGATCGCACCACCAGAACAGCAATTGAACCATGACGAATACCGGCAAATGTTTTGGGACAGCTTACATTTTCTCCACGAACAAGATGAGGAACCGTGGCCCTCGGATAAGCCACTATCACCGCAAGAACCGGAGTGGAATTTTTGCTTTCACGGTGAGCAAATGTTTGTGTTTGGCTGTGCACCTTCCTATCAATTAAAAAAGAGCCGCAACTTAGGGGATGGACTGGTTTTGATGTTTCAGTCTATCACCATCTTTGATGGCTTGAAGCCGGGAGAGAAAGGCGGTGTAAACGCTCGTAAAACGATCCGCAAACGACTTGAAGCCTTTGATGCAATCGGCCCGCATCCTGACCTCGGCCCGATCACCAGCAGCGAGCTTATACCGTGGAAGATGTACTTCTTCCCGGACGATAATACCCCCCAGAAAGAGGGAGAATGTCCGTTTCACGCTTCTAAGGTTAGCCGTTAA
- the tkt gene encoding transketolase, translating into MPQNHRSTEQLAVNTIRILSIDGVEKANSGHPGMPMGAAPMAYTLWARHMRHNPVNPDWFNRDRFILSAGHGSMLLYSLLHLFGYDLSLDELKNFRQWGSKTPGHPEANHGTPGVEATTGPLGQGISNAVGMAMAEAHLAATYNREGFPVIDHFTYSICSDGDLMEGIAAEAASLAGHLKLGKLIALYDSNDISLDGQTAHAFTEDVQQRFEAYGWQVVRVEDENDLDAISRAIEQAQAETTKPTLIEVKTTIGFGSPSLAGTHKIHGAPIGAEEAAKVREAYGWEWDEPFFVPEEAQQHFAALQEKGAGFEQEWQTLLQSYRQKYPELAQQLERVIEGELPADWDAELPTYSPDAKGMATRAASGEALNALARRVPELFGGSADLASSNKTDLKGEAVYHVDDYSGRNVWFGVREHAMGAALNGMALHGGVRPFGATFLVFSDYLRPSVRLAALSKLPVLYVFTHDSISVGEDGPTHEPVEQLPSLRLIPNLTSFRPADGNETVAAYRFAMEHREGPVALALSRQGLPILEGSAEKATAGVAKGGYILADAEHGQPDVILVATGSEVSLAVQARLRLAERGVQARVVSMPSRELFFKQDEAYRETVLPAAIKARVVVEAAHPSGWDRVAGDGGSIIGIDTFGASAPGGVVLERYGFTVDNVIAHVERVLQS; encoded by the coding sequence ATGCCACAAAATCACCGATCAACGGAGCAACTCGCTGTCAACACCATTCGTATCCTCTCCATCGATGGGGTGGAAAAAGCCAATTCCGGTCATCCTGGTATGCCCATGGGAGCGGCACCGATGGCATACACATTGTGGGCACGTCATATGAGACACAATCCGGTCAATCCGGACTGGTTCAACCGCGACCGCTTTATTTTGTCGGCGGGACATGGCTCGATGTTGCTCTACAGTTTACTACATTTGTTTGGCTATGATTTGTCCTTGGATGAACTAAAAAACTTTCGCCAATGGGGCAGTAAAACCCCAGGTCACCCAGAAGCCAACCACGGTACGCCTGGAGTGGAAGCGACCACGGGTCCGCTGGGGCAAGGAATCTCCAACGCCGTCGGTATGGCGATGGCGGAAGCCCATCTAGCCGCCACATACAACCGCGAAGGGTTTCCTGTGATCGATCATTTTACGTATTCCATCTGTTCCGATGGCGACTTGATGGAAGGGATTGCCGCAGAAGCCGCTTCTTTGGCCGGTCACTTAAAGCTGGGTAAATTAATTGCCCTCTACGATTCCAACGATATCTCCCTGGACGGGCAGACGGCTCACGCCTTTACGGAAGATGTGCAACAGCGTTTTGAGGCATATGGTTGGCAAGTGGTACGGGTGGAGGATGAAAACGACCTCGATGCCATCAGTCGAGCGATTGAGCAAGCGCAAGCGGAAACGACTAAACCTACGCTGATCGAGGTGAAAACAACGATCGGCTTTGGCAGCCCCAGCTTAGCGGGAACACATAAAATCCACGGTGCCCCAATCGGTGCGGAAGAAGCGGCCAAAGTGCGGGAAGCCTACGGTTGGGAGTGGGATGAGCCTTTCTTTGTTCCGGAGGAGGCACAGCAACACTTCGCCGCGTTACAGGAAAAAGGCGCCGGATTTGAACAGGAGTGGCAAACGCTGCTGCAATCCTACCGCCAAAAATATCCGGAACTGGCCCAGCAGCTGGAGCGTGTGATCGAGGGAGAGCTTCCCGCTGATTGGGATGCAGAGCTGCCGACCTATTCACCGGATGCGAAGGGAATGGCGACCCGTGCCGCTTCCGGAGAAGCGTTGAATGCTTTGGCCCGGCGAGTACCGGAACTGTTTGGGGGATCGGCAGATCTGGCCTCTTCCAACAAAACCGATCTAAAAGGGGAAGCCGTTTATCACGTTGATGATTACTCTGGGCGCAATGTATGGTTTGGCGTACGAGAACACGCCATGGGTGCCGCCCTCAACGGAATGGCCCTCCACGGTGGGGTGCGTCCCTTTGGCGCTACCTTCCTGGTCTTCTCCGATTACCTGCGCCCTTCTGTCCGCTTGGCGGCATTGAGCAAGCTGCCGGTGCTGTATGTATTTACTCATGACAGCATCTCCGTCGGTGAAGATGGTCCTACCCATGAGCCGGTAGAGCAGTTGCCGTCCTTGCGCCTGATCCCTAACTTAACATCCTTCCGCCCTGCCGATGGCAATGAAACGGTAGCGGCTTATCGCTTTGCCATGGAACACCGGGAGGGGCCTGTCGCCCTCGCCCTGTCCCGCCAAGGACTTCCCATCCTGGAAGGGTCGGCGGAAAAAGCGACCGCCGGCGTGGCCAAAGGTGGATATATCTTAGCCGATGCTGAACACGGCCAACCCGATGTGATTCTGGTGGCGACGGGCTCTGAGGTTAGCCTAGCGGTACAGGCACGCTTACGCTTGGCTGAACGGGGTGTGCAAGCACGGGTGGTCAGCATGCCCAGCCGTGAGCTGTTCTTTAAACAGGATGAGGCTTACCGCGAAACCGTTCTACCTGCCGCTATTAAAGCTCGTGTTGTCGTCGAAGCGGCTCATCCCTCCGGCTGGGATAGAGTAGCTGGCGATGGTGGCAGTATTATCGGCATTGACACCTTCGGTGCTTCCGCTCCTGGTGGGGTGGTGCTGGAACGATACGGCTTTACCGTAGATAATGTAATCGCACATGTGGAGCGGGTACTTCAGTCTTAA
- the dtd gene encoding D-aminoacyl-tRNA deacylase, whose protein sequence is MRIVVQRAKDAHVSVDGKTTGAIAHGLVCLVGFSDGDGEAEIGWCAEKLVHLRIFEDEAGKMNRSLLDVGGSILSVSQFTLYGDCRKGRRPNFMAAAHPDEATRLYDRFNERLRQWGVPVETGVFGAMMQVSLTNDGPVTLILEK, encoded by the coding sequence GTGCGTATCGTTGTCCAGCGGGCAAAAGATGCCCATGTCTCGGTGGATGGGAAAACAACGGGAGCGATCGCACACGGGCTGGTCTGTCTGGTCGGCTTTAGCGACGGTGACGGAGAAGCAGAAATCGGCTGGTGTGCGGAAAAGCTCGTCCACTTACGTATTTTTGAAGATGAAGCAGGAAAGATGAACCGCTCGCTACTGGATGTGGGGGGCAGCATATTATCTGTCTCCCAGTTTACGCTGTACGGGGACTGTCGCAAAGGAAGACGCCCCAACTTTATGGCAGCCGCCCACCCGGATGAGGCGACACGCTTGTATGACCGTTTCAACGAACGGCTGCGTCAATGGGGTGTTCCGGTGGAGACCGGGGTATTTGGAGCGATGATGCAGGTATCTCTTACCAATGACGGCCCGGTCACCTTGATTTTGGAAAAGTAA
- a CDS encoding RelA/SpoT family protein, whose product MSIEELLKLAERYLKKEELAQVKEAYLFAEKAHEGQVRKSGEEYIRHPVAVAGILANLQMDATTLTAAILHDVVEDTGVTLEMVEETFGETVAQIVDGLTKLKKRMKYKSNAEHQAENHRKMFVAMAQDIRVILIKLADRLHNMRTLKYLPEAKRRRIAQETLEIFAPLAHRLGISTIKWELEDSALRTINPQQYYRIVNLMKKKRAEREQYLDEVIATLLERLQQMIITADISGRPKHIYSIYRKMVKDHKQFNEIYDLLAVRVIVDSVRDCYAVLGIIHTIWKPMPGRFKDYIAMPKANLYQSLHTTVIGPKGEPIEVQIRTKEMHRIAEYGIAAHWAYKEGNQNDGSTFNEKLKFFREILELQQETNDAQEFVENLKMDWFSDAVFVFTPKGDVLELPVGSVPIDFAYRIHTEVGNRCIGAKVNNKIVPLDHQLKTGDIVEILTSKHSYGPSRDWLKLVKSSQARNKIRNWFKKERREESVAKGQEMLDAALKKQDVDGAGLLSGERAKEVAQQFNFPEVEDMFAAVGYGGISPAQVVNRLTEGLQTEEEKPFVLPDVKAMPSRHRNRNGFGVKVKGVDNLLVRLSRCCNPVPGDDIQGFVTQGRGVSVHRVGCPNLTQVEEARMVPVEWEGLADYFYNVDLEATGLDRQGLLNEVLQAVSGTGVNLTAVSGRADRRGMATINLSISIHNLGHLRSVVEKIKRVRDIYSVQRIMQ is encoded by the coding sequence ATGTCCATAGAGGAATTGCTGAAGTTAGCGGAACGCTATCTAAAAAAAGAAGAGTTGGCCCAAGTGAAGGAAGCGTATCTCTTTGCTGAGAAAGCCCACGAAGGCCAGGTTCGCAAATCCGGGGAGGAGTATATCCGTCATCCGGTGGCAGTGGCGGGGATCCTGGCCAACCTGCAGATGGACGCCACCACTTTGACTGCTGCCATTCTGCACGATGTGGTAGAGGATACCGGAGTTACCCTGGAAATGGTGGAGGAAACCTTTGGTGAGACGGTCGCCCAGATCGTAGACGGGCTAACCAAGCTGAAAAAAAGGATGAAGTATAAATCCAACGCGGAACATCAAGCGGAAAACCACCGCAAGATGTTTGTGGCGATGGCCCAAGATATACGCGTCATCCTCATCAAGCTGGCGGACCGCCTCCATAACATGCGCACCTTGAAATATTTGCCGGAAGCCAAACGGCGACGGATCGCTCAGGAAACCCTGGAGATCTTTGCCCCGCTGGCCCACCGCCTGGGTATATCCACGATCAAATGGGAGTTGGAGGATAGTGCCCTTCGTACCATTAACCCGCAGCAGTATTACCGCATTGTGAATCTGATGAAGAAAAAGCGGGCGGAGCGGGAGCAGTATCTGGATGAAGTGATCGCCACGTTGCTGGAGCGATTGCAACAGATGATCATCACTGCGGACATCTCGGGACGGCCCAAGCACATTTACAGCATTTATCGCAAAATGGTAAAAGACCACAAACAATTCAATGAAATCTACGACCTGCTGGCGGTGCGGGTGATTGTCGATTCTGTGCGGGACTGTTATGCGGTTCTGGGGATTATCCACACGATCTGGAAGCCGATGCCGGGGCGGTTTAAAGATTATATCGCCATGCCCAAGGCCAATTTATATCAATCGCTACACACGACGGTGATCGGCCCTAAGGGAGAACCGATCGAAGTGCAGATCCGGACAAAAGAGATGCATCGCATCGCCGAATACGGGATCGCTGCTCACTGGGCTTATAAGGAAGGCAACCAAAACGACGGCAGCACCTTCAATGAAAAACTGAAGTTTTTCCGCGAGATCCTGGAGTTGCAACAGGAGACCAACGATGCGCAGGAATTCGTGGAAAACCTGAAGATGGATTGGTTTTCGGACGCTGTCTTTGTATTTACCCCCAAAGGGGATGTGTTGGAGCTACCGGTGGGTTCCGTCCCGATCGACTTTGCCTATCGCATTCATACCGAGGTCGGTAACCGCTGTATCGGCGCCAAGGTGAATAATAAAATCGTTCCCCTTGATCACCAGTTAAAAACCGGCGATATCGTCGAAATTCTCACTTCCAAACACAGTTATGGACCCAGCCGCGATTGGTTGAAACTGGTTAAATCATCCCAAGCCCGCAATAAGATCCGCAATTGGTTTAAAAAAGAGCGGCGGGAAGAGAGTGTAGCCAAGGGGCAGGAGATGTTGGATGCTGCCTTGAAAAAGCAAGACGTCGACGGAGCCGGTTTGTTGAGCGGGGAGCGGGCGAAAGAAGTAGCCCAACAGTTTAACTTCCCGGAAGTGGAGGATATGTTTGCTGCTGTCGGTTATGGCGGCATTTCCCCGGCACAGGTGGTCAACCGGCTGACGGAAGGGTTACAGACGGAAGAGGAGAAGCCGTTTGTACTCCCAGATGTAAAGGCGATGCCTTCCCGTCATCGCAATCGGAATGGGTTTGGTGTCAAGGTAAAAGGCGTGGATAACCTGTTGGTGCGCCTTTCCCGCTGCTGTAATCCGGTACCGGGAGACGATATTCAAGGTTTCGTCACACAGGGGCGAGGGGTATCGGTTCATCGAGTGGGTTGTCCCAACTTAACACAAGTGGAGGAAGCCCGGATGGTCCCGGTGGAATGGGAAGGGTTGGCCGATTACTTTTACAATGTGGATTTGGAAGCGACAGGACTGGATCGGCAAGGGCTGCTCAATGAGGTGCTGCAAGCGGTTTCAGGAACCGGCGTCAACCTGACCGCTGTTAGCGGCCGCGCGGATCGCCGTGGGATGGCCACGATCAATCTCTCTATCTCCATTCACAATCTGGGACACTTACGGTCAGTGGTAGAAAAAATCAAACGGGTGCGCGATATTTATAGTGTGCAACGCATTATGCAATGA
- a CDS encoding UvrD-helicase domain-containing protein yields MKLTLDQRAAVESLDQNCVVSAGAGSGKTRVLVERYLRILEREREVVNPFPCVLAITFTDKAAAEMKDRIRQGIRKRAERQQGSRSDLEPPWSEWLVQVEGAQVMTFHAFCAALLREFPVEADVDPQFAVADEQECGEWLTQVVEEGLTRALEKKNTALESLLLAWGFHGAVTGLERLYGQMVALGWSAEELADRTHTHLQEMTSTREREEQKHRLQFRVAAEALVSLKGGKLLQRFQQAWPNLVARLHSQDHRERLWVAQTSLSLLKGNWGRDSTLLQWREQARTAVQSWAMVLKGMIAAPQEVELAAIVSDLLRDVEKAYQQRKSERQALDFDDLQMRAIRLLQEHTPVAETLRRRIRYVMVDEFQDTNPVQKELFQLLLPGPAGEQVPGKGFVVGDPKQSIYRFRGADVGLFAQTREEFLAVGGSEVLLLDNFRSGKGVIAAIDRLFTPLFSDYRHARSYHEDGEDAPVEVLLDRGEEKTDPLEAEANAVSKRIEALLQQGTQPGEIAVLFQAMTHVKVFAEALTKLAIPFHVVKGRGFFQQQEVWDLIHILRLLADPEDRLSLVGCLRSPLCGVSDETLYRLSRREEWYRQPQHWAAWIEDLPYEQLKLSRFVADWNRWRRWVGRIPVADLLERIIRETELREIWATTPHGKQAIANVNKLVRMARQWGEGMTYSLSAWLERLQGTLARQIPETEAPLAPSEQNRVALMTIHQSKGLEFPVVFVPELAKKPQVKWGEMQLDRQWGLVMKIPDAVGGWEETDRWVQWRERETERAREESVRLFYVAATRAIRKLILSGAPQEHKGAATGKPLLSADTWAKWLDGILGYDRIDWERGRWTFPGEEDGPTLTVRTFTGEAESEGDVKKKSARMSNSLSTPIDTAWRWWEPRGWTAVDRLEVSVTDLTVLANCPRRYFFAEILQMPEWEGETKFGSHSSTGPLAPRVRGELIHRLLETMDDIPQSDADWMPTVQRLLAESEIHPANHERALRQFQPLVRAYVQSRYCQEMHTMAGQLREAPFTLERDGLRVTGTIDRLHCTRDGHWELVDWKTNDVEADEVEELAQEYLPQLQLYSLAIRQVWGIELDRAVLYFLKPNREIAFTVDHRWMNAAEETLTRWTDRLQGEDSSSFPPQPGKRCQYCPYAAWCDAVQMS; encoded by the coding sequence ATGAAACTGACGTTGGATCAACGGGCGGCTGTTGAAAGCCTCGATCAAAACTGTGTAGTTTCAGCAGGAGCCGGTTCCGGTAAGACACGAGTATTGGTGGAGCGGTACTTGCGGATTTTGGAACGGGAAAGAGAGGTTGTAAACCCATTTCCTTGCGTATTGGCGATTACCTTTACAGATAAGGCTGCGGCTGAGATGAAGGATCGCATTCGCCAGGGCATCCGTAAACGGGCAGAGCGGCAACAGGGGTCCCGTTCAGACTTGGAACCGCCTTGGAGCGAGTGGTTGGTACAGGTGGAAGGAGCGCAGGTGATGACTTTTCACGCTTTCTGCGCTGCTTTGTTGCGGGAATTTCCGGTGGAAGCGGATGTGGATCCTCAGTTTGCGGTTGCCGATGAACAAGAGTGCGGGGAGTGGCTGACACAGGTGGTGGAAGAAGGGTTAACTCGTGCCCTTGAAAAGAAGAATACAGCCCTGGAATCGTTGTTGCTCGCCTGGGGATTCCATGGTGCGGTGACAGGACTGGAACGTTTATACGGACAGATGGTTGCCCTCGGCTGGAGCGCAGAGGAGCTGGCTGACCGTACCCACACACACTTGCAAGAGATGACGAGTACACGGGAACGAGAAGAGCAGAAACACCGTTTGCAATTTCGTGTTGCTGCTGAAGCGCTGGTTTCACTGAAAGGCGGAAAACTGCTGCAACGCTTTCAACAAGCATGGCCGAATCTGGTAGCGCGCCTTCACTCTCAGGATCATAGGGAGCGCTTGTGGGTGGCACAAACTAGCCTATCTTTGTTAAAAGGAAATTGGGGTCGGGATTCCACCTTGTTGCAGTGGCGGGAGCAGGCGCGCACAGCGGTTCAATCCTGGGCGATGGTGTTAAAGGGAATGATCGCGGCTCCACAAGAAGTGGAGCTGGCCGCGATAGTCTCTGATTTGTTGCGGGATGTAGAAAAGGCGTATCAGCAGCGAAAAAGCGAGCGGCAAGCACTGGACTTTGACGATTTGCAGATGCGGGCGATCCGGTTGTTGCAGGAGCATACACCAGTGGCGGAAACGTTACGCCGCCGTATCCGTTATGTGATGGTGGATGAATTTCAAGACACCAACCCGGTGCAAAAGGAACTCTTCCAACTGTTATTGCCAGGGCCGGCGGGTGAACAGGTGCCGGGCAAAGGTTTTGTAGTGGGCGATCCCAAACAATCGATCTATCGCTTTCGGGGGGCGGATGTTGGGCTGTTTGCCCAGACACGGGAAGAATTTTTAGCAGTGGGTGGGAGTGAGGTACTTCTGCTGGATAATTTCCGCTCCGGCAAAGGGGTGATAGCGGCGATTGACCGCTTGTTTACCCCTCTTTTTTCCGATTACCGCCATGCTCGTTCCTATCATGAGGACGGGGAGGATGCGCCGGTAGAGGTGTTGCTTGATCGAGGGGAGGAGAAGACCGACCCCCTGGAAGCGGAAGCAAATGCAGTGTCGAAACGGATTGAAGCCCTGTTGCAACAGGGGACACAACCGGGGGAGATCGCGGTTTTGTTTCAGGCGATGACCCATGTGAAGGTGTTTGCAGAAGCACTGACGAAATTGGCGATCCCTTTTCATGTGGTAAAGGGAAGAGGTTTTTTCCAACAGCAAGAGGTATGGGATCTTATCCATATTCTGCGCCTGTTGGCGGACCCGGAGGATCGGCTGTCATTGGTGGGGTGCCTACGTTCTCCCCTGTGCGGGGTGTCTGATGAGACACTCTATCGTCTCTCGCGAAGGGAGGAGTGGTATCGACAGCCACAACATTGGGCCGCTTGGATCGAGGATCTCCCTTATGAACAGCTGAAACTGTCCCGGTTTGTAGCCGATTGGAATCGCTGGCGTCGGTGGGTGGGTAGAATTCCGGTTGCCGATTTGTTGGAGCGAATCATTCGTGAGACGGAGCTGAGGGAGATTTGGGCAACGACTCCCCACGGCAAGCAGGCGATCGCCAATGTGAATAAGTTGGTGCGGATGGCCCGGCAATGGGGGGAAGGGATGACATACTCCCTCTCCGCTTGGTTGGAGCGCTTGCAAGGGACCCTAGCCCGGCAAATCCCGGAAACGGAAGCGCCTCTCGCTCCTTCTGAACAAAACAGGGTCGCTTTAATGACGATCCATCAATCCAAGGGCTTAGAGTTTCCAGTGGTATTTGTGCCGGAATTGGCGAAAAAGCCACAAGTGAAGTGGGGGGAGATGCAGCTGGATCGCCAATGGGGGCTGGTGATGAAAATACCGGACGCTGTTGGTGGCTGGGAGGAAACGGATCGGTGGGTCCAGTGGCGTGAACGGGAAACGGAACGGGCGCGGGAGGAGTCGGTTCGACTTTTTTATGTGGCCGCTACCCGGGCGATTCGCAAGCTGATTCTGTCCGGTGCTCCTCAGGAACATAAAGGAGCGGCCACCGGTAAACCGCTGCTGTCGGCGGATACGTGGGCCAAGTGGCTGGATGGCATTCTCGGCTATGATCGTATTGATTGGGAGCGAGGGAGGTGGACATTTCCAGGTGAGGAAGATGGGCCGACTTTAACGGTACGCACCTTTACCGGTGAAGCGGAGAGCGAAGGTGATGTTAAAAAGAAATCCGCACGGATGTCAAACTCTCTTTCCACTCCCATCGATACCGCTTGGCGCTGGTGGGAACCCCGTGGATGGACGGCTGTGGATCGCTTAGAAGTGAGCGTGACGGATCTAACCGTCTTAGCCAACTGTCCCCGACGCTATTTTTTTGCTGAGATCTTACAAATGCCGGAGTGGGAAGGGGAAACAAAGTTCGGGAGTCACTCTTCCACTGGACCGCTTGCACCGCGGGTACGGGGGGAGCTGATCCACCGCCTGTTGGAAACGATGGATGATATTCCACAATCGGATGCGGATTGGATGCCCACCGTTCAACGCTTGCTGGCAGAATCGGAGATCCACCCCGCCAACCATGAGCGGGCCTTGCGTCAATTTCAACCGCTGGTGCGCGCCTATGTACAGAGTCGCTATTGTCAGGAGATGCACACCATGGCTGGTCAGCTGCGGGAAGCCCCTTTTACATTGGAAAGAGATGGGTTGCGTGTGACTGGAACCATCGATCGCCTTCATTGTACCCGGGACGGGCATTGGGAATTGGTCGATTGGAAAACAAACGATGTGGAAGCGGATGAGGTGGAGGAACTGGCACAAGAGTACCTGCCGCAATTACAACTGTATAGCTTGGCCATCCGCCAGGTGTGGGGAATTGAGCTGGATCGGGCGGTGCTGTATTTTTTAAAGCCTAATCGTGAAATCGCTTTTACGGTCGATCACCGCTGGATGAATGCGGCTGAAGAAACATTAACGCGCTGGACCGACCGGTTGCAGGGGGAGGATTCCTCTTCTTTTCCACCGCAGCCGGGAAAACGATGCCAGTATTGCCCCTATGCCGCTTGGTGTGATGCTGTGCAGATGAGTTAA